One Rhizobium sp. NRK18 genomic window carries:
- the lptM gene encoding LPS translocon maturation chaperone LptM — MQKAIRSITLSAAVLALAGLALSGCGRKGDLDPPGTPIEKQNTKAVDTSKVQVQDKPFILDPLL, encoded by the coding sequence ATGCAAAAAGCGATCCGAAGCATCACCCTTTCCGCCGCCGTACTGGCGCTTGCAGGCCTGGCCCTTTCAGGATGCGGCCGCAAGGGCGATCTCGATCCGCCGGGCACACCGATCGAAAAGCAGAATACGAAGGCGGTCGACACCAGCAAGGTGCAGGTGCAGGACAAGCCGTTCATTCTCGATCCCCTTCTCTGA
- a CDS encoding cob(I)yrinic acid a,c-diamide adenosyltransferase translates to MVKLNKIYTKTGDDGTTGLVSGPRRLKHDLRVEAYGTVDETNSAIGMARLYTGGTADLDAMLMRIQNDLFDLGADLSTPETNEPPAFEPLRVIDAQVDRLEAEIDQLNAALDPLQSFVLPGGSPAAANLHLARTIARRAERHMVALAKCEGEIVGAPALKYINRLSDFLFVAARYANDGGKADILWVPGRNR, encoded by the coding sequence ATGGTCAAGCTCAACAAGATCTACACGAAGACCGGCGACGACGGCACGACCGGACTGGTCTCCGGCCCGCGCCGGCTGAAGCACGACCTGCGCGTCGAAGCCTACGGCACGGTCGACGAGACGAATTCGGCGATCGGCATGGCGCGTCTTTACACTGGCGGCACGGCGGATCTGGATGCGATGCTGATGCGCATCCAGAATGATCTCTTCGATCTCGGCGCCGACCTGTCGACTCCGGAAACCAACGAGCCGCCGGCCTTCGAGCCGCTGCGCGTCATCGATGCGCAGGTGGATCGGCTGGAGGCGGAGATCGACCAGCTCAATGCCGCCCTCGATCCGCTGCAGTCCTTCGTCCTGCCCGGCGGATCGCCGGCCGCCGCCAACCTGCATCTGGCCCGCACGATCGCCCGCCGCGCCGAACGGCACATGGTGGCGCTGGCCAAGTGCGAGGGTGAGATCGTCGGCGCACCGGCGCTGAAATACATCAACCGGCTGTCGGATTTCCTGTTCGTTGCGGCGCGCTACGCCAATGATGGCGGCAAGGCCGACATTCTCTGGGTTCCGGGAAGGAACAGATAA
- the tlpA gene encoding thiol:disulfide interchange protein TlpA, whose product MTEKKSFRLPSVKLIAIAAVAGMVAGAAAVYVKHAASGKSMAEVAGLSDNCKVDKDKIGKLTKFTVGQVAAMNAVSEPHVLPALSFNDADGKPLSLDNFKGKTVLLNMWATWCVPCREEMPALDALERELGSDKFQVVAVNIDTGDDTKPKGFYKDYNIQSLALYHDSTMGVFNTMKKEGLAFGLPATMLIGEDGCLLGAMNGPAVWDSPDAKALIGAAIGS is encoded by the coding sequence ATGACAGAAAAGAAAAGCTTCCGCCTGCCTTCCGTCAAACTGATTGCCATTGCCGCCGTCGCGGGGATGGTGGCTGGCGCGGCTGCGGTATACGTGAAGCACGCCGCCTCTGGCAAGAGCATGGCCGAGGTGGCGGGGCTTTCGGACAATTGCAAGGTCGACAAGGACAAGATCGGCAAGCTCACCAAGTTCACGGTCGGCCAGGTCGCGGCCATGAACGCCGTCAGCGAGCCGCACGTCCTTCCGGCGCTTTCCTTCAACGATGCCGACGGCAAGCCGCTCTCGCTCGACAATTTCAAGGGCAAGACGGTGCTGCTCAACATGTGGGCGACATGGTGCGTGCCCTGCCGCGAGGAAATGCCGGCGCTGGACGCATTGGAGCGTGAGCTTGGCAGCGACAAGTTCCAGGTTGTCGCCGTCAATATCGATACGGGTGACGACACCAAGCCGAAAGGCTTCTACAAGGATTACAACATCCAGTCGCTGGCCCTCTACCACGACAGCACGATGGGCGTTTTCAACACCATGAAGAAGGAAGGCCTTGCCTTCGGTCTTCCGGCCACCATGTTGATTGGCGAGGATGGCTGTCTGCTCGGCGCCATGAACGGACCGGCCGTCTGGGACAGTCCCGATGCCAAGGCCCTGATCGGCGCGGCCATCGGAAGTTGA
- a CDS encoding electron transfer flavoprotein subunit alpha/FixB family protein, with translation MAILLLADHHDGAVSDQTAKALTAASQIGGDVHVLVAGSNVAAAAAEAAKLSGVSKVLTADAGDYANNLAEPLAALIVSLAGSYDVIMAAATSVGKNVMPRVAALLDVMQISEIIEVVSADTFKRPIYAGNAIQTVQSKDAKKVITVRAASFQAAAAGGAASVEAAPASANPGLSSFVSDALSASDRPELTSAKIIISGGRALGSSEKFKEVILPVADKLGAAVGASRAAVDAGYAPNDWQVGQTGKVVAPELYIACGISGAIQHLAGMKDSKVIVAINKDEEAPIFQVADYGLVADLFDALPELEKAL, from the coding sequence ATGGCCATTCTTCTTCTGGCAGATCATCACGACGGCGCCGTTTCCGACCAGACCGCCAAGGCCCTGACCGCCGCTTCGCAGATCGGTGGCGACGTGCATGTGCTCGTCGCAGGTTCGAACGTCGCAGCCGCAGCGGCCGAAGCCGCCAAGCTTTCGGGCGTCTCCAAGGTCCTGACGGCGGATGCCGGCGACTACGCCAACAACCTCGCCGAGCCGCTCGCAGCCCTGATCGTCTCGCTGGCCGGATCCTATGACGTGATCATGGCGGCCGCCACCTCGGTCGGCAAGAACGTCATGCCGCGCGTCGCAGCGCTGCTCGACGTCATGCAGATCTCGGAAATCATCGAAGTCGTCTCCGCCGACACCTTCAAGCGCCCGATCTATGCCGGCAACGCCATCCAGACGGTTCAGTCGAAGGATGCCAAGAAGGTGATCACCGTGCGCGCCGCGTCCTTCCAGGCGGCAGCCGCCGGCGGTGCGGCTTCCGTCGAAGCCGCACCGGCATCGGCAAATCCCGGTCTTTCGAGCTTCGTCTCGGACGCGCTGTCGGCCTCCGACCGTCCGGAACTGACATCCGCCAAGATCATCATCTCGGGCGGCCGTGCCCTCGGCTCGTCGGAAAAGTTCAAGGAAGTCATCCTGCCGGTTGCCGACAAGCTCGGCGCCGCCGTCGGTGCCTCGCGCGCCGCCGTCGATGCCGGCTATGCGCCGAACGACTGGCAGGTCGGACAGACCGGCAAGGTCGTCGCCCCGGAACTCTACATCGCCTGCGGCATCTCCGGTGCAATCCAGCACCTCGCCGGCATGAAGGACAGTAAGGTCATCGTCGCGATCAACAAGGACGAGGAAGCCCCGATCTTCCAGGTCGCGGACTACGGACTCGTCGCAGACCTCTTCGACGCCCTCCCGGAACTCGAAAAGGCGCTTTGA
- a CDS encoding electron transfer flavoprotein subunit beta/FixA family protein: protein MKILVPVKRVVDYNVKIRVKPDGTGVELANVKMSMNPFDEISVEEALRLKEAGKAEEVVVVSIGPAKAEETLRTGLAMGADRAILIETDEAVEPLAVAKLLKGVVEAENPGLVIVGKQAIDDDSNQTGQMLAALMGWAQGTFASKIELGDGSAKVTREVDGGLQTIEIKLPAIVTTDLRLNEPRYASLPNIMKAKKKPLDKKTPADFGVDIAPRLAVIKTEEPGGRKAGVKVGSVAELVDKLKNEAGVL from the coding sequence ATGAAGATCCTGGTCCCAGTCAAGCGCGTTGTTGATTACAACGTGAAGATCCGTGTGAAGCCGGACGGCACGGGCGTCGAGCTCGCCAACGTCAAGATGTCGATGAACCCGTTCGACGAAATCTCGGTCGAAGAGGCGCTGCGCCTGAAGGAAGCCGGCAAGGCCGAAGAAGTCGTCGTCGTGTCGATCGGCCCGGCCAAGGCCGAAGAAACGCTGCGCACGGGCCTCGCCATGGGCGCCGACCGCGCCATCCTGATCGAGACCGACGAGGCGGTCGAGCCGCTCGCCGTCGCCAAGCTCCTGAAGGGCGTCGTCGAGGCGGAAAACCCCGGCCTCGTCATCGTCGGCAAGCAGGCGATCGACGACGATTCGAACCAGACCGGCCAGATGCTCGCCGCCCTGATGGGCTGGGCGCAGGGCACGTTTGCCTCCAAGATCGAGCTCGGCGACGGTTCCGCCAAGGTCACCCGCGAAGTCGACGGCGGCCTGCAGACCATCGAAATCAAGCTTCCCGCCATCGTCACGACAGACCTGCGCCTCAACGAGCCGCGCTACGCTTCGCTGCCGAACATCATGAAGGCGAAGAAGAAGCCGCTCGACAAGAAGACGCCCGCCGATTTCGGCGTCGACATCGCTCCGCGCCTGGCGGTCATCAAGACCGAAGAGCCCGGCGGCCGCAAGGCCGGCGTCAAGGTCGGCTCTGTCGCCGAACTGGTCGACAAGCTCAAGAACGAAGCCGGCGTGCTTTAA
- a CDS encoding glutathione S-transferase family protein, which yields MLKIWGRTNSTNVKKVLWIAEELGLSYDRVDAGGAFGVVNDPAYRAMNPNGLVPVIEDDGFILWESNTIVRYLSAKYGADGFGPTDLAGKASAEKWMDWTPATLGVGFRDVFWNMVRTEPGKRDMAAVERGIATVAKGLAIANAALEKQPYLSGDVCGLGDIPLGVIAYGWFEMDIERPSMPALEAWYDRLKQRPAYQKAVMIPLS from the coding sequence ATGCTGAAAATCTGGGGTCGTACCAATTCGACCAACGTCAAGAAGGTTCTCTGGATTGCCGAGGAGCTCGGCCTTTCCTATGACCGTGTCGACGCCGGCGGGGCTTTCGGTGTCGTGAACGATCCGGCCTACCGCGCGATGAACCCAAACGGCCTTGTGCCGGTGATCGAGGACGACGGTTTCATTCTCTGGGAGTCAAACACGATCGTTCGTTATCTCTCCGCGAAATACGGGGCCGACGGTTTCGGGCCGACGGACCTCGCCGGCAAGGCGAGCGCAGAAAAGTGGATGGACTGGACGCCGGCGACACTCGGCGTCGGTTTTCGTGACGTCTTCTGGAACATGGTGCGCACCGAACCCGGCAAGCGCGACATGGCCGCCGTCGAGCGCGGCATCGCGACCGTGGCCAAGGGGCTGGCAATCGCCAATGCGGCGCTGGAGAAGCAGCCCTATCTCTCGGGAGACGTCTGCGGCCTGGGCGACATTCCGCTCGGCGTCATCGCCTATGGCTGGTTTGAAATGGATATCGAGCGCCCCTCGATGCCGGCACTCGAGGCCTGGTACGATCGGCTCAAGCAGCGTCCGGCCTATCAGAAGGCCGTCATGATCCCGTTGAGCTGA
- a CDS encoding rhomboid family intramembrane serine protease — translation MFIPLYDANALRHIQAQYVTISLIVTNVAVWLVSGFLSTEAFQNELLIGLGYIPAVAFGYGALDPTLVIAPDYATYITYAFLHGSFWHLASNMVFLWVFGDNVEDSLGHVRFLIFYLLCAAAGAFVHGLTAPHSEGPLVGASGAIAGVVAAYMILHPKVRLWILVLMRIPIPLPAIVPLALWIGYQFLMLLIDNESNVSWGAHAGGILAGAGLVVIMRRPGVPLFDRTLQTPKAVAHVEAAESRARVVAEARLPKTIRWGRQ, via the coding sequence ATGTTCATACCGCTCTACGATGCGAATGCCCTCCGGCACATCCAGGCACAATATGTGACGATCTCGCTGATCGTCACCAATGTCGCCGTCTGGCTCGTCAGCGGCTTTCTGTCGACGGAAGCCTTCCAGAACGAACTCCTGATCGGCCTTGGGTACATCCCCGCCGTCGCCTTCGGCTACGGAGCTCTCGATCCAACCCTCGTGATCGCGCCGGACTATGCCACCTACATCACCTACGCCTTCCTGCATGGCAGCTTCTGGCATCTGGCGTCCAACATGGTCTTTCTCTGGGTGTTCGGGGACAATGTCGAAGATTCGCTCGGCCATGTGCGCTTCCTGATCTTCTATCTCCTTTGTGCCGCGGCAGGCGCTTTCGTCCACGGCCTGACCGCCCCGCATTCCGAAGGACCTCTCGTCGGCGCATCCGGTGCGATCGCAGGCGTGGTCGCCGCCTACATGATCCTGCATCCCAAGGTGCGTCTCTGGATCCTCGTGCTGATGCGCATACCCATCCCCTTGCCGGCCATTGTCCCCCTCGCGCTCTGGATCGGTTACCAGTTCCTGATGCTGCTGATCGACAATGAAAGCAACGTCTCCTGGGGCGCGCATGCCGGCGGCATCCTCGCCGGCGCCGGCCTTGTCGTCATCATGCGCCGTCCGGGAGTTCCGCTGTTCGACCGCACCCTGCAGACACCGAAAGCGGTTGCCCATGTCGAGGCCGCCGAGAGCCGCGCCCGTGTTGTGGCCGAAGCCCGGCTGCCGAAGACAATCCGCTGGGGCCGACAATGA
- the argH gene encoding argininosuccinate lyase, protein MADSTDSKSSNQMWGGRFASGPDAIMEEINASIGFDKKLYAQDISGSIAHATMLAARGIITETDRDQIVAGLNTIRGEIESGNFEFSRKLEDIHMNVEARLATLIGSAAGRLHTARSRNDQVAVDFRLWVKEELGRMEKALTALIAAFLDRAEEHADTVMPGFTHLQTAQPVTFGHHCMAYVEMFARDRSRVRHAIDHLDENPLGAAALAGTGFAIDRHMTAKALGFREPTRNSIDTVSDRDFALEFLAVAAICATHLSRLAEEIVIWSTPQFGFVRLSDAFSTGSSIMPQKKNPDAAELVRAKTGRINGSLIALLTVMKGLPLAYSKDMQEDKEQVFDAAESVELALAAMTGMVRDITINKDRMKAAAGSGYSTATDLADWLVREAGLPFREAHHVTGRAVAMAEGKGCDLAALSLADLQSINPAITDKVFDVLTVEASVASRTSFGGTAPSEVRKQIAYWRSRN, encoded by the coding sequence ATGGCGGACTCGACGGACAGCAAATCCTCCAACCAGATGTGGGGCGGGCGTTTCGCTTCCGGACCGGACGCGATCATGGAGGAAATCAACGCCTCCATCGGTTTCGACAAGAAACTATACGCCCAGGACATTTCCGGTTCGATTGCGCACGCCACCATGCTTGCCGCCAGGGGCATCATCACGGAAACCGATCGCGATCAGATCGTGGCCGGTTTGAACACGATCCGTGGCGAGATTGAAAGCGGCAATTTCGAATTTTCACGCAAACTTGAAGACATTCACATGAACGTTGAAGCCCGGCTTGCGACCCTGATCGGTTCCGCTGCCGGTAGGCTTCACACAGCCCGCTCGCGCAACGATCAGGTCGCCGTCGACTTCCGCCTCTGGGTCAAGGAAGAGCTCGGTCGCATGGAAAAGGCGCTGACCGCGCTCATCGCCGCCTTCCTCGACCGTGCTGAAGAGCACGCCGATACCGTCATGCCCGGCTTCACCCACCTGCAGACCGCCCAGCCGGTGACCTTCGGCCACCACTGCATGGCCTATGTGGAAATGTTTGCCCGCGACCGCTCGCGCGTCCGCCACGCCATCGACCATCTGGACGAGAACCCGCTGGGTGCGGCAGCCCTTGCAGGCACCGGCTTTGCCATCGACCGGCACATGACGGCGAAGGCGCTCGGCTTCCGCGAGCCGACCCGCAACTCGATCGACACCGTTTCCGATCGCGACTTCGCGCTCGAATTCCTGGCGGTCGCCGCCATCTGCGCCACGCACCTGTCCCGCCTCGCCGAGGAGATCGTCATCTGGTCGACGCCGCAGTTCGGCTTCGTCCGCCTGTCGGACGCCTTCTCGACCGGCTCGTCGATCATGCCGCAGAAGAAGAACCCGGATGCGGCCGAACTGGTGCGCGCCAAGACCGGCCGGATCAACGGCTCGCTGATCGCGCTCCTGACGGTCATGAAGGGTCTTCCACTCGCCTATTCGAAGGACATGCAGGAAGACAAGGAACAGGTCTTCGACGCCGCCGAAAGCGTCGAACTGGCGCTTGCCGCCATGACCGGCATGGTGCGCGACATCACCATCAACAAGGACAGGATGAAGGCGGCCGCCGGCTCGGGCTATTCGACGGCGACCGATCTCGCCGACTGGCTTGTGCGCGAAGCGGGCCTGCCGTTCCGCGAAGCCCATCACGTGACGGGTCGCGCGGTTGCCATGGCAGAGGGCAAGGGCTGTGATCTCGCTGCCCTCAGCCTCGCGGATCTGCAGTCGATCAACCCGGCGATCACCGACAAGGTTTTCGACGTCCTGACCGTGGAGGCCTCTGTCGCCAGCCGCACCAGCTTCGGCGGCACGGCGCCGTCGGAAGTCCGCAAGCAGATCGCCTATTGGCGTTCGCGGAACTGA
- a CDS encoding SDR family oxidoreductase, translating to MNTAHSVSSPVIIVTGCSSGIGAFCARALMADGWRVFATVRSEKDREGLEADGIETAIMDYTDHASIAALVEEVTGKTGGRIDALFNNGAYGQVGAVEDLPSEALRLQLETNVIGWHELTRRVIPFMRHQGHGRIVQCSSILGIVPYRWRGAYNASKFALEGLSITLAMELAGSGIHVSLIEPGPIASRFVDNALARLRETIDMENSVHRDEYRRQLARLSGEGPPNRHKLGPDAVYTVLRHALTARSPRPHYPVTTPAKQGIMLKKILPAALFYKIIRRFG from the coding sequence ATGAATACCGCCCATAGCGTGTCCTCTCCCGTCATCATTGTCACCGGCTGTTCATCCGGCATAGGTGCATTTTGCGCACGGGCGCTGATGGCGGACGGTTGGCGGGTGTTCGCCACCGTGCGGAGCGAGAAAGACCGCGAAGGCCTTGAAGCGGACGGTATCGAAACCGCGATCATGGACTATACCGACCACGCCTCGATTGCCGCACTTGTAGAAGAGGTTACGGGAAAAACCGGCGGCCGGATCGACGCTCTTTTCAACAATGGCGCCTATGGCCAGGTCGGCGCGGTGGAGGACCTGCCAAGCGAGGCCCTGCGCCTGCAGCTGGAAACGAACGTCATCGGCTGGCACGAGCTGACGCGCCGCGTCATCCCGTTCATGCGCCACCAGGGCCATGGCCGCATCGTCCAGTGCTCCTCCATTCTCGGCATCGTTCCCTATCGCTGGCGCGGTGCCTACAACGCCTCAAAATTCGCGCTGGAGGGGCTCAGCATCACGCTCGCCATGGAACTTGCCGGCAGCGGCATCCATGTCAGCCTGATCGAGCCGGGGCCGATCGCCTCGCGCTTCGTCGACAATGCGCTCGCCAGGCTGCGCGAAACGATCGACATGGAAAATTCCGTCCACCGCGACGAGTATCGGCGTCAGCTTGCCCGCCTTTCTGGCGAAGGCCCGCCGAACCGGCACAAACTGGGACCGGACGCGGTCTACACGGTGCTGCGTCACGCCTTGACCGCCCGCAGTCCCCGCCCACATTATCCGGTGACGACTCCTGCCAAACAGGGGATCATGCTCAAGAAAATTCTGCCGGCAGCTCTATTCTACAAGATTATCCGGCGCTTCGGCTGA
- a CDS encoding twin transmembrane helix small protein, whose product MSSFTYILALVVMALVVLVLIRGLYNMLKGTNPNLSNRLMQMRILLQAIAIALIMLTLWLTGGGRS is encoded by the coding sequence ATGTCAAGCTTCACCTATATCCTGGCCCTCGTCGTCATGGCGCTCGTGGTCCTGGTGCTGATCCGCGGCCTGTACAACATGCTGAAGGGCACAAATCCCAACCTGTCGAACCGGCTGATGCAGATGCGTATCCTGCTGCAGGCCATCGCCATAGCGCTCATCATGCTGACACTCTGGCTGACGGGTGGCGGCCGCAGCTGA
- a CDS encoding 3-hydroxybutyryl-CoA dehydrogenase: MDMQIKTVGVVGAGQMGCGIAQVAAAAGYKVHVFDLNQDRIEAGLATINGNLARLVSSSKLEETERKATLERITGSSDIHDMAQVDLAIEAATEDETVKRKIYAQICPVLKPEAILATNTSSLSITRLASATDRPERFMGIHFMNPVPVMKLVELVRGIATDDTTFRAAKGFVDTLDKTTTVAEDFPAFIVNRILLPMINEAIYTLYEGVGSVEAIDTAMKLGANHPMGPLQLADFIGLDTCLSIMQVLHDGLADSKYRPCPLLVKYVEAGWLGRKSGRGFYDYRGEKPVPTR, translated from the coding sequence ATGGACATGCAGATCAAGACCGTTGGCGTAGTCGGTGCGGGCCAGATGGGCTGCGGTATCGCTCAGGTCGCCGCGGCTGCCGGCTACAAGGTCCATGTGTTCGATCTCAATCAGGACCGCATCGAAGCTGGCCTTGCCACCATCAACGGCAATCTCGCCCGTCTTGTCTCCAGCTCCAAGCTCGAAGAGACCGAACGCAAGGCGACGCTCGAGCGGATCACCGGCTCTTCCGACATCCACGACATGGCGCAGGTCGATCTGGCGATCGAGGCGGCGACGGAGGATGAAACCGTCAAGCGCAAGATCTACGCCCAGATCTGCCCGGTGCTGAAACCCGAGGCTATTCTCGCGACCAACACCTCCTCGCTGTCGATTACCCGGCTGGCCTCTGCCACCGACCGCCCGGAACGCTTCATGGGCATCCATTTCATGAACCCGGTGCCGGTGATGAAGCTCGTCGAACTGGTGCGCGGCATCGCCACCGACGACACCACCTTTCGCGCGGCCAAGGGCTTTGTCGACACGCTGGACAAGACCACGACCGTTGCCGAGGACTTTCCCGCCTTCATCGTCAACCGCATCCTGCTGCCGATGATCAACGAGGCGATCTACACGCTTTACGAAGGTGTCGGCAGCGTCGAGGCGATCGACACGGCGATGAAGCTCGGCGCCAATCATCCGATGGGTCCGCTACAGCTTGCCGATTTCATCGGCCTCGACACCTGCCTATCGATCATGCAGGTCCTGCACGACGGGCTGGCCGACAGCAAGTACCGTCCCTGCCCGCTGCTGGTAAAGTACGTCGAAGCCGGATGGCTCGGCCGCAAGTCCGGTCGTGGTTTCTACGACTATCGCGGCGAAAAGCCGGTCCCGACCCGCTAG
- a CDS encoding EAL domain-containing protein, with amino-acid sequence MGYSYRYRFWTTFVLLSAFMCAAAWTAKVKLVETGNQTMLQSLAESTAGRATLSVDYAIASMSRLLNIDGAACSEISRKTLRRVIFETSNLKEIRIRDGQLTCWGLNGATDGLDAAIRSANKVLAKNKFFSLFLLKASGWQGLGIQWYLGGDRDIIEVINPGTLYDVLPPDLRARANVRLMLSDGTVFARYISSGDFEWQTGNAEIVSADSGRFPIRAQIEVDRNFLDGWHQQVHPAALIGGGLVILILSFFVTRGIIRGKGMADDIDAAMRAGQILPFYQPIVSITCGKVMGFEVLARWIRSDGRMIPPDKFIPFAEESGQIEAITSCLLKAAGQDIGERLRADPGLKMTFNVTPAQFLKPGFAINILEQFRENGLPPSSMVIEITERQSLNDREAAHRIAEELSAFGVRIAIDDVGTGHNGLSSLHGLGAQYLKIDKYFIDSLTIDNKASVLIEMMASVAREFGMTVVAEGIETAEQAEILASLGITEGQGYHFHRPVPAARLKALLKEQSETPQAKAAVNAAA; translated from the coding sequence ATGGGGTATAGCTATCGATACAGGTTCTGGACGACGTTTGTCCTGCTGAGCGCATTCATGTGCGCTGCCGCATGGACCGCGAAGGTCAAACTCGTCGAGACCGGCAACCAGACCATGCTCCAGAGCCTCGCCGAAAGCACGGCGGGCCGAGCCACCCTTTCCGTGGACTACGCCATCGCATCGATGAGCCGATTGCTGAACATTGACGGCGCGGCCTGTTCCGAAATCAGCCGAAAGACCTTGAGAAGGGTCATTTTCGAGACCAGCAATCTCAAGGAAATACGTATTCGGGATGGACAGCTGACATGTTGGGGCCTGAACGGCGCCACGGATGGCCTGGATGCAGCCATCCGCTCTGCCAACAAGGTACTCGCAAAGAACAAGTTCTTCAGTCTTTTTCTGCTGAAGGCATCGGGTTGGCAGGGTCTTGGCATCCAGTGGTACCTGGGCGGCGACCGCGACATCATCGAAGTCATCAATCCGGGAACGCTTTACGACGTCTTGCCGCCCGATCTGCGAGCGCGGGCCAATGTCCGGCTGATGTTGTCGGATGGGACTGTCTTCGCACGCTACATCTCAAGTGGCGATTTCGAGTGGCAAACCGGCAACGCGGAAATCGTCTCGGCGGACTCGGGCCGCTTTCCGATCCGCGCTCAAATCGAGGTCGATCGCAACTTCCTGGACGGCTGGCACCAGCAGGTCCACCCGGCGGCACTGATTGGCGGCGGATTGGTGATCCTCATCCTTTCCTTCTTCGTCACCCGTGGCATCATACGCGGCAAGGGAATGGCGGACGACATAGACGCGGCCATGCGCGCAGGGCAGATATTGCCTTTCTACCAACCGATCGTCAGCATCACGTGCGGCAAGGTCATGGGCTTCGAGGTCCTGGCACGCTGGATCCGCAGCGACGGCAGAATGATCCCGCCGGACAAGTTCATCCCCTTCGCGGAAGAGTCGGGTCAGATCGAAGCGATCACCAGTTGCCTGCTGAAGGCCGCAGGACAGGATATCGGCGAGCGTCTGCGCGCGGATCCGGGCCTGAAGATGACGTTCAACGTCACGCCCGCACAATTCCTGAAACCCGGCTTTGCCATAAACATTCTCGAACAGTTCCGTGAGAACGGACTGCCGCCCTCGTCCATGGTTATAGAGATCACGGAACGTCAGTCCTTGAACGATCGGGAAGCGGCCCATCGCATTGCCGAGGAACTGTCGGCCTTTGGCGTCAGGATCGCCATCGACGACGTCGGCACCGGGCACAACGGCCTGAGTTCCCTGCATGGCCTCGGCGCACAATATCTCAAGATCGACAAGTATTTCATCGACAGCCTGACGATCGACAACAAGGCTTCCGTCCTGATCGAGATGATGGCATCGGTAGCCAGGGAATTCGGCATGACCGTGGTCGCGGAAGGCATTGAAACGGCGGAACAGGCAGAAATCCTTGCCAGCCTGGGCATCACCGAAGGCCAAGGATATCACTTCCATCGCCCGGTTCCGGCCGCGCGCCTGAAGGCGCTTCTCAAGGAGCAGTCAGAGACGCCCCAAGCAAAGGCAGCGGTCAACGCCGCGGCCTGA